Genomic segment of Brachyhypopomus gauderio isolate BG-103 chromosome 10, BGAUD_0.2, whole genome shotgun sequence:
TGTTATAAACCAGCAGCTGATGTCTGAGGTCAACATTTTTGTTCAGATCATACAGTACAGACCGATTAATCAAGTTTGCGCCAAATAAGTTGGCTTCTTGTGAAAAAAGCCAGTATCACCTTGACCTTTTTAAGTGATTACAGAATGACCTGGTTTCCTTGCTGCTGTAtgctatttttgttttttaacatGGGTTTGAATGTGCGATGTACAGTGCCATGATGGTAAATACAGTGTAACAAAGCTGTTATAAAATAGCTAAactattatataaaatataccatgTTATTCATATAGTACCCTTTGTTATTGACTGCATTATGAATATGCACCGATTTTGTTTAAGAATTGGTAAATGACGTATTTTGTTTGTACAGTAAATGATCTGGATGTATATATCAGCAATGCAAATCTTATTTAGTCAATGATATGTAAATGAATGTATAGACTATCTCGCTGCTTCGTTAAATTTGGATGATGGACTGTCGTGGAAAGGCAGGCCTGGCGAGCAGTCGTGTGTGTTTACACGATCACGACGGTCGTAAACAACTGTACAGTGCAGCATTCTGCGGCTCTGAAGGACAGACGGATTCACTGCGTCTTTGTGCCTTATTCAGGCGCTCGACATTTATTGAAACAAAACGTTAAAACAGCGGAGAAAAAACAACACGGTTCATGTCATTAAGAGCTATGTCGAAGACGATGTGACCAGCGTTGGTCCACAAACTATGAGATACGCAGACTGGTTTCCACCTCGCCGTACGCTTTTTAGAGTCTTTAAATGGCAAGTTAGACATGTCCTTGGCCATATTTAGCCAGCTGTGTGGTGGCGCTCACTTTGACACGGACGCATCGCCGCGCGTTGGTTGATACAAGGAACCGTCCGAGGAACATCGATAGCAAAATTGAAAGTTTACACGAAGCATCTTTTAGTCTGCTCAAACAAAACACGACGTGACAAAGAACGAACACTCTTCAGATTCAAAATGGAGGCTCCCCCACAGAGCCGTTGTGCCAGTGTCCTCGGTAACGAAGCCGACTACTTGCTCTTCGCTGGCTTCTCGGTTTTCTTGGGTAGGAGAACGGCCTGGATGTTGGGCAACACGCCGCCCTGCGCGATGGTCACGCCGCCTAAAAGTTTATTGAGCTCCTCGTCGTTGCGCACGGCGAGCTGCAGGTGGCGGGGGATGATCCGCGTCTTCTTGTTGTCCCGCGCTGCGTTTCCAGCCAGCTCGAGGATTTCGGCGGTGAGATACTCCAGCACGGCGGCCAGGTACACGGGCGCGCCCGCGCCTACGCGCTCCGCGTAATTCCCTTTGCGTAGTAGTCTGTGGACACGGCCGACTGGAAACTGAAGTCCAGCTCTCGATGAACGGGACTTGGCTTTAGCCCGAGCTTTTCCTCCGGTTTTGCCCCTGCCAGACATATTTGAGTCACCAAATAAACGCTCCTTTATCCAGCACTGTCCTAATCCTTTTAACCGCAGTCAGCTACGCTTTCGAATATGATGTAAGCAGGGTTTGGTATTTATACCCCAATAGCGGTTGCGATTGGACCAAGTCAATCGTCAAGAAGCAGCCAATCGCAAAGTACGATGTGTGGACGACATAAGCGAAAAGCCCTATAGGATTGAAACATACCGTCTCTCTCATTTGCATGCAGACTCTATAAATAAAGGACAGACAACAGCACAGAAAGCGTGCAAAGCGAATGCTGGTAAAGCTGACGTCTACTTGATAGACAGAAGGATGCCTGAACCTGCGAAATCTGCCCCTGCCCCTAAAAAGGGCTCCAAAAAGGCTgtgaccaagactcaaaaaaAGGGCGATAAGAAGAGGCGCAAGACCAGGAAAGAAAGTTACGCTATTTACGTGTATAAAGTGTTGAAACAAGTCCACCCGGACACTGGCATTTCCTCAAAGGCAATGGGCATTATGAATTCGTTTGTGAACGATATCTTCGAGCGCATTGCTGGCGAGGCGTCGCGCCTTGCCCATTACAACAAGCGCTCTACCATCACATCCCGAGAGATTCAGACGGCCGTGCGTCTGCTTTTACCGGGCGAGTTGGCAAAACACGCCGTTTCCGAGGGCACCAAAGCTGTGACGAAGTACACGAGCTCTAAGTGAAAGTAGGCACGAAATGGACTAAATGGGAAAGATGTCCATGTTTCTGTAAAGAGGACGACGGACACGACCTACTGTTTGATATCGCATGATAGTCTGGGATTCTTGTTCGTCTTGCGCAAATACAGcctgatatattttttttggggggggcaggaCGTTAAAAATATGTACTGCAGTCATACGCGTGTTTACCTTTTAAGAAGTGAATTCTTCCGATTGTATGGCCAAATCCTGTCTTAATTTGTTCCTGTCTTAATTCCTAACATATTTGCATGTGTGAAGGCTTGCATAAAGTTCTCATACGACATAGGGCTGTACCCCAAATTCTGGAGGTGAAGGGGTGCGCATATTAACAAGATGTGGTTCTGACCCGAAGACTAAGGACAGACGTGGAATAATCTACTGTATTGTTCGGATAGAAAATAAAACCATGTCATATTCATGAACATTGACTCACAGCGATCTTGTCAGTAACACGAAATAAACACAATGGGTCTTGTTAACTCCACCATGTTGGCGATTTTTGTTATTGTAGCGCTATACCATAATAATACCTAGATGATGCAGCGTTGACACAATACAATGAAAACGCAGAAATGTTTGCGCTCGAATTCTGGGAGAATTCGGGACAATGGCGCTAACCCAAGTGCACTTTGTATGGTATTTTATCCAGAAAGTGTTCCTGATAGGCTATTTAGACGTTATGGAAGACGAGAGGTTGAGCTCGTTTGTACCTGAGGGCACAGGCCTAAATATTCCAGCAGAAtaagcggtgtgtgtgtgcggtgaagAGATGACACACCACCATGTACGCAGCTTATCTGACATAAACAATGTTACTGAAGTCGCAAGTCCAGCTACTTGAAAATAACAATTACTTTTGATTATTGTAAAATAGCACCAAATGTGTAATGTTAATTTTTCATCTACATACAAAATtacaaataattaattaaaaccttttatttaaaacCTTTTTAAGCAactgaaaaaaattaaatatttgaTGAACTGGTATCAGTGGGCAAGTAATGCTATCACTATATAGACGCATATATACTGTGTTTACCTGTCGTAGGGGTAAAGTGAACCGGATTAAAAATAAACTGATAGTACAGATCAAGCAGATATAGGCAGCCCGGTTTGGAGGGATCGTATGTGTTAGTTCTGTTCTCCCTCGGGTCTTTTGAAGAGCTTCATCCACCAGGAAAtgacagtgtttggatgtgagtAAAGTGTGTTCTTGAAGACCGCCAATGTAAAGACATTGGAAATAAACTGAACCCTGTAGTGTTATGTCTTTTTAAAAATCTATAACATACATTTTAAGAAGATGATGAGTAGGCCTACATCTACTGTGGTAAgatatattgtattatgcaaCTCCATTTCTTTTTATTGCATGAATTTTATCTGGCTTTGTCAAAGTGTATTAGAATTACAGTGAAATTAGTAGGCCTCGTGGGGACTCTGTTGTACAGTAAaatgtaatataaataaataatgtaaatattatGTAAATTGTAATTATTGTAATTTCTATATAAATACATGTTATATATGGAGTTATAACACTACTCATTCATTCCATTTTTAGTATGCTTTATTATTTAATACTGAAAATTCAATTGTCTCCATGTATTCACCAAAATACTACTGATGAGTAAATGGAAACTTTGTCTAGGTCTTTATACACTGCCCTTCAAAACACAACACTATGTCTTGGGTAGTATATAATACTATAATACTATGGGTAGTATATAATATTTCAGCCCCTGTTCAGTTGATGGATGATGAAAAACATCACATGAGATTCAGTGTGACGTGACCCAGACAGATACCAGGCAGCAACAAAGGCAGGTGAaggtttgcagtgttgttccCAGCTGCTCCTCCCACTCCACTGGCTTTCACCTTTATTCTCTGAACCTCCTGCTTTGTCCCTGCTGACCTCTTGCACTCTTCTGTGCCTTCTGGGCTTGAAGGGGGACTATAAATTGTGAGCTTCATAGGAGAAGGTGTCAGAGGCTCAGACACACAAGGAGAGAGAATACATTCTTACCAGGTAACGTTTGACAACAGTTAAATGCAGTAACATGTTTTGGGTGGGAGGAACCTCACTGCAGGAACCTTGGAGACGGGACGGTTTTTCTCACTGGCAGTGCAGCTGGaggatgtttgtttgtttgtttgtttgttttgttcataCATCATGGTTAAAATATAATGATGGAAAGCATCAACTCTAATTACAAATTGGAAATATGATGTATAACTGAACATTTATTATTATCTAGATGTTTGATGTTTAGGTCTTTGTTCTAATTTTCCCCCCTCAAACTATGGGATATGGTTTTGATCATTGATATTGTAATTAATAGAAGAGTGTAAAATGGTATTGTTGGATTTTTCCTCCCAGTGTGTATAATGCACCCTATGTCATATTTATATTTGTGACAGCAATTAACATGAAGCCATTGACATTATGAGCAGACTGTGTGAATGAAAGGAGGTCAAGgtgatggtgtgatgtgtgggaTTTCCCCTGCAGCCAGAGCATAATGTGGCTGGCTCTCCTGTATCAGCTCGGCCTGGTTCTGTACGGACGTGCACAAGACCCCTGCAGTACTCAACCTACGTTCAGACGGCAAGGTCAGCCGAAGTGACCACCAAACGGCACTTCCTCTTCCCTACATCCACTTCCACttccccttctctctgtccacttccccttctctctgtccACTTCCCTACATCTACTTCACCTTCCCTCTGTCCTCTTCACCTTCCCTCTGTCCACTTCCCCTTCCCTACATCCACTTCCACttccccttctctctgtccACTTCCCTACATCTACTTCCCCTTCCCTCCATCCATTTCCCCTACCCTCCGTCCACTTCACCTTCCCTCTGtcctcttccccttctctctgtccacttccccttctctctttccacttccccttctctctttccacttccccttctctctgtcctcttcccTACATCTACTTCACCTTCCCTCTGTCCACTTCCCCTTCCCTCCATCCACTtcctcttccccttctctcAGTCCACTTCATCTTCCCTCCATCCACATCACCTTCCCTCTGTCCTCTTCCCTCCGTCCACTTCCTCTTCCCTCTGTCCACTTACCCTTCCCTCCATCCACTTCCCCTTCCCTCTGTCCACTTAATCTTCCCTCTGTTCTCTTCCCCTTCCCTCTGTCCATTTCCCCTTCCATCTGtcctcttccccttctctctgtccacttaattttctctctgtcctcctccccttccctctGTCCACTTCCTCTTCCCTCCATCCACTTCCCCTTCCCTCTGTCCTCTTCCCCTTCCCTCTGTCCATTTCCCCTTCCCTCTGtcctcttccccttctctctgtccacttaattttctctctgtcctcttcccCTTCCCTCTGTCCACTTCCTCTTCCCTCTGtcctcttccccttctctctgtcctcttcccCTTCCCTCTGTCCACTTCCTCTTCCCTCTGtcctcttccccttctctctgtcctcttccccttccctctgtcctcttccccttctctctgtcctcttcccCTTCTGTCTGTCCACTTAATTTTCCCTCTGTCCTCTTCCCCTTCCCTCTGTCCTCTTCCCCTTCCCTCtgtcctcttccccttctttctGTCCACTTAATTTTCCCTCTGTCCTCTTCCCCTTCCCTCTGtcctcttccccttctctctgtcctcttccccttccctctgtcctcttccccttccctctgtcctcttccccttctctctgtcctcttccccttctctctgtcctcttccccttccctctgtcctcttccccttctctctgtcctcttcctcttctctctgtcctcttccccctccctccatctactTCGCCAGACTAGCCCAGCAGCTTCATTTTAAAGTTGCTTACACCCAGGGGGCATTTGTAAAAGTTATTGTGGAGCCTATATCTATGCATGTAGTGTGCAGTAGCAGTAACCCGATGCTGGTGTTTCTTATATCCTGTGTTTTCTTTTCCACAGCTTACTCTGATATCACTGTAATTTGTGGTTCTGAAACACTGGAGTTAAGCATTTTAATCTGCCCCGTGTACTTTGGTGGATATAATGAGTCAATGTTGGCTCTGAACAGTATTTACGACAAACCAGAATGCAAAGGGACTCCGGACTGGACTTCAGACCCACCGGTCCTAGTGTTCCGCATCCCTATCACCAGTCAGGGCGTCTCTGCATGCGGCAGCCACATGACGGTGACACAACACCGCCAGACGTTTGACCAAACCTTCAGCCAGATGAGTGTTTTGAGCCAAATGAGTGTTTTAGAGTTTATAGATTTTAAGATGTGAATTCTAGTTGAATTCTAGAGTCTAGAATTTAAAAAATTCTGGTTTACCTGAAAATGTCATCACTCCGACTGTGAAACAacatataaatatgtaattaTAATGCAACAAATCCACCTAACCTACCTAAAACAACAAAAGtgataaaaaataataagaTGACCATatactgcagacacacacactaatgcttTCAGCCTTATACCCCTTGAACAGACCACGCAGGAGGTGGGCTCAGGGGACTTTGCAGACTTTTCCAGCGTGCCGTTTGTGAACATCTCGGGGACAGTAGGCTCCATGGACCCCACGTCTCAGATCATCACCTATCAAACCAACCTGCTCTACTTTTTCTCCTGCCGCTACCCTCTGCAGTATCTGCTGAACAAAACGGATATCAGAGTGTGAGTGTCCTCCATCTTCCTTATCTGTTGAGTCCGATAATTACGGGTTGACAATTAAGAGGTTCAGTAAGACATTCAGGgataaagtaaaataatcttCACTAAAATTTTTATTCAAAACGTGATCATTATTGATGATTATTACGGTGTTTTATTGCTAAAAACATGGTCACTGTTACTTTAGTTTTTATTAAAGACTGGTATgaatttcctgtgtgtgtgtgtgtgtgtgtgtgtgtgcttgagcaGATCAGGGGCCAACGTGGCCATTAAGGACAACAATGGGAGCTTCATCAGCACCCTGAACATGAAGCTCTACCAGGTGCTGTCAGGTCTTCGCTGAGTTCTCGTCATACTGTCACGTTAAGTTTCTTAGTAAACGGGTCTTGAGCAGGCCAGACGAGGCTGGAACGGTCACGTTGTCTTGTGTTCTTCTAATGTGTTTGTCTTCGACCTCAAGGACAAGACATTCAGTGCTCAACTCCAGGTTCCATCGACAGGACTGGCACTAAAAACCAAGATTTTTGTGAAGATTCAGGCCATGAACCTGACAGAGAGGTGGGTTACACCTCGGGTTACGCTTAATAATGACACAGGTAGTTTGGGGAGCATGAAAATGACCAAGATGTGCTGAGTTTGCCAGAACACACAGATTAAGAGTTGAGTGATATTTGATAACATACTGTGATTTTCTTAGAAGCTCTTTTGTAGGTAGTTAAAATAATTTGGAACATTTGTGAAGTATTATTATTCAGGTTATATAAAATTTGACTTAAAATAGTCAATACAGTGAACCGGAACTTTTGTGATGGTAATCTTTTCATTTTGGTCTGAAGGTTAAATGTTCTGCTGGATAGATGCTATGCCACTACCTCTTCTTACTCCATGGATAAACCGTTCTATGATCTTTTCACTGGGTAAATAACTTCATCAAAATCATTAAACGTACTGGGAAGAGCTTGAAGAACCTACACATAGAGAAGGCGCACTCATATCCGACATGTGATTTCAAAAGGGCCTTAACGCAGATGTCACTCGTTCAGGTGTAATTGTAATGACCAGACCACAATTGGGGTTAATGGAAATGCTCAGGAAGCGTGCTTCTCCTTCGAGACCTTTCGCTTCAAGGAGCAGAACAACCAAACCATCTCCACCTTCTACCTGCACTGCACCACTAGACTCTGTGACAGGGCAGCCTGCTTGTCTCTCCACCAGGTGAGCAGACCCCAAACATGTCGTTTTACACGAGACTGTAGACGTTCGGCTGCTAGCGTGTCCATTGAGAAGAGAACCATGGGAGAACATGGCATGTAACTCTGCTCAGAACTGCACCTCagcagaaagaaagaagaggGAGGCGGGGTCAGATCAAGCCACCACGGTCAGCAGCAGCGCTACGGTCAGCTCTGGACCAATCATCACCAAGCTGGACAACAGTTACCATGGTTACAACAGCGGTACATACATGCTTTCTTTTAGCATATATTATTATACTTAGGCTGCTTCACAGCCACTTTAAAATGTTGAATGTAATGTTTATACATTTATGTTCAACATAAAAGGCTGATTTTGACAAAACATCTCATGCTCTCTTAGGTGCATACATACCCCCTGATTCAGAAGGTATGTGTTGCAGtgtaacactaacactacacagtATAACACTACAGTGTAATGCTTTAGAGAAAGAACCAGGCCATGTTTTATCTCACAGATTCCATTTTTAATTCAATGCATTTTCttctcctttgtgcagtaaccaAGCAACCCCAGATGAGTGAAGCTGCACTAGGTGTGTCCCTGGCTGCTGGAACTCTTGGGGTTCTCTGCATCGCATTGCTGGCTCTTGTGTTCCTCCACAGGGGCAGGTTTGCCACCTCACGGAAGCTGATAAACCCCTCCTGAGTCACGGGCCTGAGCCAGCAACACCCTTTTTTGCCTCTTGCACCCTAATGGAAGAAAGTGTATGGTGTGGCCATACTCATCACACGGACATCTGTACTGAATGTACACGTTACAGGAGTGCTACCCAGTTTGACTGCTGTAGTGGGGACTTGCAGGCtatatacatacacgcacacacacacaccaaaggtAATCAAAAAGCAGCATAAATAAGCTAATATGAGGAAGGAACCCAAATACTTCTAATTTGTAATCTGTAATCTAAAATACATGATCTGTCTGAGCAAAGTTTGATCCAATCTCATTCCCAGTTTAAAATGATTTGGCCTCCTCTCTGAACATGTATGATGTGAGAATGACGATTACCAGCCATTGACTTTCTGAGGTTCTGCTATGATGGGGAAATGAGAACATATTTGACTCATCTTACACTCTAATAAAACTTTAGTTTTAGTAACTGCACAGGAATTCTGGCACTTGCGTTCAGTTCCGACCTGGAAAACCAGAACAGGCATGAATGGACTTTACCTTTGCTGTAAAGTACTGCATGGATAGCTCCTCCACACTAGATCTCAGTTTTGCATGCACCATTTAATGAATTAAACAGGtttaaacattaaaacatttgttAATGTGTTCAAGGATGCTACTGAATATTAAGCTTCATTCTTTCAAATGAACATTAATCACATGAACAGTTATCTCCACTTTCATATTAAAGCTTAAACTGCCTTTCTGAAAACAGATGACACCCAAAATAATAATGTTAAATATGACATCATGAAGAGAGTCTTAAAAAAGGTTTTATTAACAGTTTAGAAACAAAATATCCCTTTCCAAGACACTTCCAAGACCAGCGACGTACGgactatggggggggggggggggggcaaaaaaaaaaacaaaaaacaggccAACGAGAGGGGGACCAATGAGAGTGGGAACAGGAAAAATggatcaggaaaaaaaaaattactactCTAAATTCTTTAAATGTCAGTGCAGTCAAAGAGTCCAAAGAAGTCCACTGGCATTACAGACAAAAAGTCCCAAGTTGTGCATTTTAACAGTGCTATGAGGGGTCGTGCGAGGCGGTGGTAACGGACGAGCACGAGGAGACAGAATACTGAGCTGATGTGAGCGGTGTAGGCTGCATGCGCTGGCACTGACATTTACACGGAAAACAGGTAATTTGTGTCACATCTTTCTCTTAAACATTTCTTTGTATTATTTTCGTATTTATAGACGCATACATTTACACGGAACCAGGGAAGGTGGCGTCATTTTGAGACTATTCCATTTAGTTTGCTTGGAAATACACTCCCCACTGAGCAGCCAACGAGTGTGCTAAAACATACGTGGCTCAAACAGGTACATCAATCCCAGATGGACAAATGTCTCAGTCGATCTTAATCTGATCCTGCTACTTTTGGAATACGAGTTTAAACTTTAGACTTGAACACAAAAGGTTAAAAATAACTGCCATAAAGGAAACTCTCCTGGACATCCTTTTGGGGTGCTGTAGAAGTCAGTCATTCACTCATACACAGGGGGAGATAACTAGCCGTGGTGTGTACGTCAAATCTATACTCTGCTCCAGAAGTCTCCTCGGGTTACCCACACTTCACATACTTTACAACCAAAAATCTTTACATTATTTAAGATGATGCGATGATATTTGTTTGGTTGAGTgtggagaaaaaacaaaaagatttaaACCCTTTAACACGGTcaataaatacaacacaaaAAATGAGCTCCAGTTGTTATAATTCATCTCCTATATGATTTTCTGAATTTTTGTCCTCTGATGTTTCTGTAAAAGACATgagaaaaagcaaataaaaaattGTCCATGTTGGCACATCAAACTAAAACCTTTAATTGAATAATTTGGTCTTCCCCCAAAGCTGTTGACTTTATTAGAGCTTTCCAGAGGGAAACTGGGATAAAAACTGCAGTTCTAAAACTAGTTTCTCATGACACTTGATATTTCCTGCTGTTTAAATGGGTCTGACTTGGGTCTGCGTGTTTACCTGTTtggtttcttctttttttttattgactcTGGTCAATAAACCAAACCCCAAACCACGACCTGTGGcaatgaaccacacacacaactgaaccTGTGGGGCTGTTTAGTGTGGCCAACTGAGATTACCTGCATCTTCCGTTTCTTTTGGTATTTTAGACTCCGTCTCCCCCGTGTTATTCTCCCCAGTATTATTCTCCTCGGTTGGGGGCTCTTCTGCAGTCTTCACCTCTGGAACACGGCACGGGCATCAGCAGACCTCACCACATCACAGCAACAGGTGGCAACAATGAGAGAAAGCACGCAGCCCGAGGGGCCCCTCTACCTCACCCGCTTCGCTTGCCTCGCTCGTCGGAGGCACCAGCTTCTCCGCCTCGGTGCTGTTGCCTTTGCCGTCCTCGGTGTTCGTGGAGTTCTTGTCCTTAGGTTTCGGTTTAGGCTTCGGCTTGGCAAACTTGGCCTTGTTCAGCAGGTAGTTCACCTCCCTGTCCAGAAGCATCAACTTGGCCTCGATGTCTTTGGAGAGCAGGACGGGTTTCTCGGTGGGGGAGCGCTTCTCCTGCTCAGCCTCAGTCTCGTTCTTCCAGGTCTGAGGAGACGAACAAATATGTTTGTGAGGTGATGAGTTGCACATGGACATCTGAAAGTGAGAAAAGGtaacagcagacacacacacacgctaaccTCATGACCCCTACCCCAATAACCCTAGCCAATAGGAGGACACACATTTTACACCCAGTTGTAGTTGTTCACCACTCCTGGTCCTCATATTGCTGTCTACAGTGAGTGAACACGCAGTACAAGCAGAGGACACACTGGTATAATGCTTATGCATACATCATGAACTATATAATCACATACCATAGTCTCATTGATGACTCTTTCCAATGTCTTCAGCTCAACTTCAGTAAAAATCTGGTCATCTTCTGGAATCATTTTAGCACTCCTATAAGAGTAAATAAACAAacttacaaataaataaaataggcACAGCCTTTACTATTAGACTACTTAACCGATCAGTTCTCATTTTAATATCCCATAACGAACTTGTGGGGAGCAGAGATGTATAGTTatgaagtagaactacttcactactgtacttaaagtactaaaatgctgtatctgtactttactggagtattttttttctcctacttccacttttacttcagtacatattttccatcagtttaata
This window contains:
- the hist2h2l gene encoding histone H2B 3, which codes for MPEPAKSAPAPKKGSKKAVTKTQKKGDKKRRKTRKESYAIYVYKVLKQVHPDTGISSKAMGIMNSFVNDIFERIAGEASRLAHYNKRSTITSREIQTAVRLLLPGELAKHAVSEGTKAVTKYTSSK
- the h2ax1 gene encoding H2A.X variant histone family member 1, whose translation is MSGRGKTGGKARAKAKSRSSRAGLQFPVGRVHRLLRKGNYAERVGAGAPVYLAAVLEYLTAEILELAGNAARDNKKTRIIPRHLQLAVRNDEELNKLLGGVTIAQGGVLPNIQAVLLPKKTEKPAKSK
- the LOC143525988 gene encoding zona pellucida-like domain-containing protein 1; translated protein: MWLALLYQLGLVLYGRAQDPCSTQPTFRRQAYSDITVICGSETLELSILICPVYFGGYNESMLALNSIYDKPECKGTPDWTSDPPVLVFRIPITSQGVSACGSHMTTTQEVGSGDFADFSSVPFVNISGTVGSMDPTSQIITYQTNLLYFFSCRYPLQYLLNKTDIRVSGANVAIKDNNGSFISTLNMKLYQDKTFSAQLQVPSTGLALKTKIFVKIQAMNLTERLNVLLDRCYATTSSYSMDKPFYDLFTGCNCNDQTTIGVNGNAQEACFSFETFRFKEQNNQTISTFYLHCTTRLCDRAACLSLHQNCTSAERKKREAGSDQATTVSSSATVSSGPIITKLDNSYHGYNSGAYIPPDSEVTKQPQMSEAALGVSLAAGTLGVLCIALLALVFLHRGRFATSRKLINPS